Proteins from a genomic interval of Chryseobacterium indologenes:
- a CDS encoding SRPBCC domain-containing protein, whose translation MMPNINHAVLIGSSAERVYHAITNQEQLSKWWTAGAKIVATLNSIAYFPFGNGYSKEMVVTELKPFETVRWYCIKGADEWIGTDVLFQLIPGNKESMLSLYPEISGQIEQMKTEDATLVIFRHSNWKSETLMLAECNYTWGRFLRSLQLLCETGKGHPWPHQHEIDL comes from the coding sequence ATGATGCCAAATATTAACCATGCTGTATTAATCGGTAGCTCTGCGGAGCGTGTGTACCATGCAATCACAAACCAGGAGCAGCTTTCAAAATGGTGGACGGCGGGTGCTAAAATCGTAGCAACACTCAATAGTATTGCCTATTTTCCTTTTGGTAATGGGTATTCCAAAGAGATGGTTGTTACAGAGTTAAAACCTTTTGAAACAGTCAGATGGTATTGTATAAAAGGTGCAGATGAATGGATAGGAACTGATGTTTTATTTCAGTTGATTCCCGGAAATAAAGAATCAATGTTATCATTATATCCTGAAATTTCAGGGCAGATTGAACAGATGAAAACGGAGGACGCAACACTGGTCATTTTCAGACATAGTAACTGGAAATCAGAGACTCTCATGCTTGCTGAATGCAATTATACATGGGGAAGGTTTTTAAGAAGCCTACAATTGTTATGTGAAACGGGAAAAGGACATCCGTGGCCTCACCAGCACGAAATCGATCTGTGA
- a CDS encoding tetracycline resistance MFS efflux pump, translating into MKNSTKKAAIGFIFVTLLIDITGWGIILPVVPKLIKELIHSDINTAAQYGGWLGFAYAFTQFIFSPVVGNLSDQYGRRPVILCSLFGFAIDYIFLALAPSIAWLFLGRVIAGLTGASISTATAYIADISTDEDRAKNFGMIGAALGLGFIIGPVIGGLLGHYGARLPFYAAAGLCLLNFLYGYFILPESLSKDKRRPFEWKRANPVGSLKFLSRQPDISTMVIALVLVYIGIHAVQSNWHFFTMYTFGWTEQLVGISLGVLGLLLGLVQGVLIRWTMPKLGEKKSIYYGLMFYAVGLFLFAFAREGWMVFVFLIPYSLGGICGPALQSVITKSIPSNEQGELQGALTSLVSVTSIIGPPIMTHLFYYFTTEAAPFRFPGAPFLLASILMAISIFIVYFAFNKNKK; encoded by the coding sequence ATGAAAAATTCAACAAAAAAAGCAGCCATCGGATTCATTTTTGTGACTTTGCTGATTGATATTACGGGATGGGGAATTATACTTCCGGTGGTTCCCAAACTTATTAAAGAACTTATTCACAGTGACATCAATACAGCGGCTCAATATGGCGGCTGGCTTGGTTTTGCCTATGCATTTACACAGTTTATATTTTCGCCTGTCGTAGGTAATCTCAGTGATCAGTACGGACGGCGTCCCGTTATTTTATGCTCGCTTTTCGGGTTTGCAATAGATTATATTTTTCTGGCTCTTGCTCCTTCTATAGCCTGGCTATTCTTGGGCAGGGTCATTGCCGGACTGACGGGAGCGAGTATTTCAACAGCAACAGCCTATATAGCCGATATATCCACAGATGAAGATAGGGCAAAAAATTTTGGAATGATCGGTGCTGCATTGGGTCTTGGCTTTATTATCGGTCCTGTCATCGGTGGATTATTGGGACATTATGGGGCAAGACTTCCTTTTTATGCAGCAGCAGGTCTATGCCTGTTGAATTTCCTGTATGGATATTTTATTCTTCCTGAAAGTTTAAGTAAAGATAAACGCAGACCATTTGAATGGAAGCGTGCCAATCCCGTCGGATCACTTAAATTTTTAAGCAGGCAACCTGATATATCAACCATGGTTATCGCACTGGTCCTGGTCTATATTGGTATTCATGCTGTACAGAGTAACTGGCATTTCTTTACAATGTATACTTTTGGCTGGACGGAACAATTGGTAGGTATTTCCCTTGGAGTACTTGGTTTACTGCTGGGACTGGTGCAAGGGGTTTTGATAAGATGGACAATGCCTAAACTCGGTGAAAAGAAAAGTATTTATTACGGACTGATGTTCTATGCAGTTGGTTTGTTTTTATTTGCATTTGCGCGGGAAGGCTGGATGGTGTTTGTTTTTCTCATTCCCTACTCTTTAGGAGGAATTTGCGGACCTGCCCTTCAATCTGTAATCACCAAAAGCATCCCTTCTAATGAACAAGGTGAGCTACAGGGAGCCTTGACAAGTTTAGTAAGCGTAACATCCATCATAGGACCTCCTATCATGACTCATTTATTTTATTATTTTACGACAGAAGCGGCTCCTTTCAGGTTTCCGGGAGCTCCGTTCCTTTTAGCATCTATTTTAATGGCCATAAGTATTTTTATTGTCTATTTTGCTTTTAACAAAAACAAAAAATAG
- a CDS encoding helix-turn-helix transcriptional regulator: MALFITLDNVHTLYNIDVSKKMDGIAVLHQQHHPGKEYHKHTRLFDGLLLGFLMKGSMKAQIHFLEYEINAGDIAVLQPQLMIDTKSLSDDAEIVSIALSSDFITSFPILREFIMNDQIRWRPVIRLKEEEFVLQNELLNLIQKFYHKKESPGKAEMLRHLVISLMCMISEVYSGLKDHRILTKNRTHEIIDDFYLLISKYARQERTVKFYAEKFHLTPQYLSTFLKQKTGKSVLQWVDHTVILHAKTLLTSSNLSIKQISEELNFEETSLFCRYFKRVTGISPGAFRNEQ, translated from the coding sequence ATGGCTTTATTTATTACCTTAGACAACGTCCATACGCTGTATAATATTGATGTTTCAAAAAAGATGGATGGAATAGCTGTTCTTCATCAACAGCATCATCCGGGAAAAGAATATCACAAGCATACACGTCTTTTTGACGGATTGTTGCTGGGCTTTTTAATGAAAGGTTCCATGAAAGCGCAGATCCATTTTCTTGAATATGAAATCAATGCAGGCGACATTGCTGTTTTGCAGCCTCAATTAATGATTGATACAAAATCCTTGAGTGACGATGCAGAGATCGTAAGTATTGCTCTTTCCTCGGATTTTATTACTTCATTTCCTATCCTTCGTGAATTCATTATGAACGATCAAATCAGATGGAGACCGGTCATCAGACTTAAAGAGGAAGAATTCGTTCTCCAAAATGAACTGCTTAATCTTATCCAAAAATTTTATCATAAAAAAGAAAGTCCCGGAAAAGCTGAAATGTTACGACATCTTGTTATAAGCCTGATGTGTATGATTTCTGAGGTATATTCCGGTTTGAAAGATCATAGAATCCTGACAAAGAACCGTACCCATGAAATTATTGATGATTTCTATCTGTTGATCTCTAAGTATGCAAGACAGGAACGTACTGTAAAATTTTATGCGGAAAAATTTCACCTTACTCCTCAATACCTCTCTACTTTTCTGAAACAAAAAACAGGAAAATCCGTATTACAGTGGGTGGATCACACCGTTATATTACATGCTAAAACATTACTCACCTCATCAAATTTGTCCATCAAGCAGATCAGTGAAGAGCTTAATTTTGAAGAAACCAGTTTATTTTGCCGATATTTTAAAAGAGTTACGGGTATTTCACCGGGAGCGTTTAGAAATGAACAATAG
- a CDS encoding tail fiber domain-containing protein produces the protein MFKKLTTVSVLTALFSYSLVYAQSVGINTDKPGSTLDINGSLAAKYSTVNAATYAMTSGDFHISYNGSGNTTFTLPAAVSGEGNFKGRMYNIKNNTAFIITINAAASETINGNASVTVAPNQSLQLISTGLTGAASTWDVSGNSSAAITASNGLSLVGNDVRLGGTLTQNTAIDYADKALYLRSNNTGFGLTGISNINAGTNAATILQLTNDSGNALNMFLNSSTRSLDGGANAATINNSGGPLTVAGNNNVAQFAIGTSGLQYNYATLDRLRVDSNGDIYMNRPEEPGGGGNKISASKGHLDLSGYNTLNGSSTQVYLGAEGFKYSYNASTKVIIDGNGTVSAAGGFVNTSDMRLKTQIKEIIYGLNTIMALQPKQYELSDHIEIKDGKPVVNPALSTQHKIGFLAQDLYQKIPEAVYKPKDETKQAWGVDYALIVPALTKAIQEQQAEIEQQKAIINKLETELQFIKKKLGL, from the coding sequence ATGTTTAAAAAATTAACTACAGTATCAGTGCTGACAGCATTGTTTTCTTATAGCCTTGTATATGCACAAAGCGTTGGGATAAATACGGACAAACCGGGTTCAACACTGGATATTAACGGATCTTTAGCCGCAAAATACAGTACAGTCAATGCTGCAACGTATGCGATGACTTCCGGAGATTTTCATATCTCTTATAACGGGTCAGGAAATACAACTTTTACATTGCCGGCAGCCGTATCAGGTGAAGGAAATTTTAAAGGCAGAATGTACAACATTAAGAACAATACTGCTTTTATCATAACCATAAATGCGGCAGCTTCAGAGACAATTAATGGAAATGCCAGTGTCACGGTGGCTCCCAATCAAAGCTTACAACTTATCAGTACCGGCCTTACAGGTGCAGCTTCCACATGGGATGTATCAGGAAATTCTTCAGCCGCAATAACAGCAAGTAATGGTCTTAGCCTTGTAGGAAATGATGTCAGGCTTGGTGGAACACTGACCCAAAATACCGCTATCGACTATGCAGATAAGGCATTGTATCTGAGAAGCAATAATACAGGTTTCGGACTTACCGGAATCAGTAATATCAATGCGGGAACCAACGCGGCCACGATTTTACAACTGACGAATGATTCGGGGAACGCCCTCAATATGTTTTTAAACTCTTCTACAAGATCTTTAGACGGCGGAGCCAATGCCGCGACCATAAATAATTCAGGTGGTCCGCTGACGGTGGCCGGGAATAATAATGTAGCACAATTTGCGATCGGAACGAGCGGACTGCAGTACAATTATGCTACCTTAGACAGGCTAAGGGTAGACAGTAACGGCGATATCTACATGAACAGACCTGAGGAACCCGGAGGTGGCGGAAATAAAATATCCGCGAGCAAAGGACACCTTGACCTAAGCGGATACAATACACTCAATGGAAGCAGTACGCAGGTTTACCTGGGAGCTGAAGGATTTAAATACAGCTATAATGCCAGTACAAAGGTAATTATTGATGGTAATGGAACAGTAAGTGCCGCGGGAGGTTTTGTAAACACCTCAGATATGCGTTTAAAAACTCAGATTAAAGAAATTATATACGGACTGAATACTATTATGGCTTTGCAGCCCAAACAGTACGAATTGTCTGATCATATTGAAATTAAAGACGGAAAACCTGTAGTGAACCCCGCTCTCAGCACACAACATAAAATTGGTTTCCTGGCTCAGGACCTTTACCAAAAGATTCCGGAGGCCGTTTATAAGCCTAAGGACGAGACTAAGCAGGCGTGGGGTGTGGATTATGCCTTGATTGTTCCGGCTTTAACAAAAGCGATCCAGGAGCAACAGGCAGAAATAGAACAGCAAAAAGCAATAATTAATAAGTTGGAAACTGAATTACAATTCATCAAAAAGAAGTTAGGATTGTAA
- a CDS encoding helix-turn-helix transcriptional regulator, whose translation MRSIASLQKALPPLRELNDFAWLAVDYFYTGKSYLGSHDIAQGIVYLQKVDSIFNKNNFVLPELRENYELLINHYKKEGNVDRELYFNKQLLRADGIINKDFAYLSSKIHKEYDTKTLLEERSRLEKKSSLGIGTSISLGIIVLILIIVLIHKFVKTKENREKYRLLEQKILDKAKEEMMPEPSKTKEGYKFDLDKNIINDIFLKLKNFEDKEEFIESGLTLNKLATRFDTNSSYLSQVINEYKGTNFNRYLGELRIHYITKKLYEDKKIPEL comes from the coding sequence TTGAGATCCATCGCTTCGCTGCAAAAAGCTTTGCCACCTTTGCGTGAGCTCAATGATTTTGCCTGGTTAGCGGTTGATTATTTTTATACCGGGAAATCATATTTGGGCAGTCATGATATTGCGCAGGGAATTGTTTATCTCCAGAAAGTAGATTCCATATTCAATAAAAATAATTTTGTACTTCCGGAACTGAGGGAAAATTACGAACTGCTGATCAATCATTATAAGAAAGAAGGAAATGTAGACAGGGAGCTTTATTTTAACAAACAGCTTTTGAGAGCAGATGGGATCATCAACAAAGATTTTGCATACCTTTCTTCAAAAATACATAAGGAATATGATACCAAAACATTGCTGGAGGAGAGGTCAAGACTTGAAAAAAAATCGTCTTTGGGAATTGGAACAAGTATAAGTTTAGGGATTATTGTTCTGATTCTGATTATTGTGCTGATCCATAAGTTTGTAAAAACCAAAGAAAATAGAGAGAAATATCGGCTATTGGAGCAGAAGATACTTGATAAAGCGAAAGAAGAGATGATGCCTGAGCCTTCAAAAACGAAAGAAGGTTATAAATTTGATTTAGACAAAAATATTATCAACGATATCTTTTTGAAACTAAAGAATTTTGAAGATAAAGAAGAATTTATAGAAAGCGGTCTTACTTTGAATAAACTCGCCACAAGATTTGATACCAATTCAAGTTATTTATCCCAGGTTATCAATGAATATAAAGGAACTAATTTTAACAGATATCTCGGTGAGCTTCGCATCCATTACATAACAAAGAAACTGTATGAAGATAAAAAAATTCCTGAACTATAA
- a CDS encoding AraC family transcriptional regulator: MKIKKFLNYKIETLAEECGIASRTNFSNLFREINGMRPTDFIKKRRKDIDAE; this comes from the coding sequence ATGAAGATAAAAAAATTCCTGAACTATAAAATTGAGACCCTTGCTGAAGAGTGCGGAATTGCATCGAGGACCAATTTTTCCAACCTTTTCAGGGAAATAAACGGAATGCGTCCTACTGATTTTATAAAAAAAAGAAGAAAGGATATCGATGCTGAATGA
- the arr gene encoding NAD(+)--rifampin ADP-ribosyltransferase, with translation MEFSPFNTVVKLCLQGMGMEEQGQHEEAYKIFMQGWSEATNDLEKFLSAYYVSRHQKTVSDTLEWLNTALKYALEINDDTVKTALPGLYTSIAKCYEDLSDIEKAKKYSELALLCKDNPSDKGPFYHGTKADLKIGDVLTAGGNSNYKSELRMNHIYFTAIANGAGLAAALAKGDGTERVYIVEPTGSYENDPNLTDKKFPGNPTRSYRSELPLQIVGEITDWVRPNPDDLQKFRDKLEDNKGEIIN, from the coding sequence ATGGAATTTTCACCATTTAATACAGTTGTTAAGCTATGTCTACAGGGAATGGGCATGGAAGAACAAGGGCAACACGAAGAAGCATATAAAATATTTATGCAGGGCTGGTCTGAGGCAACAAATGACCTGGAAAAATTTCTTTCTGCTTATTATGTGTCAAGACACCAAAAAACAGTTTCAGATACGCTGGAATGGTTGAATACCGCTCTGAAATATGCCCTGGAAATAAATGATGATACTGTTAAAACCGCTTTACCCGGTCTTTACACAAGCATTGCGAAATGTTATGAAGACCTGTCCGATATCGAAAAAGCAAAGAAGTATTCTGAGCTGGCTTTGTTGTGTAAGGATAATCCTTCAGACAAGGGCCCTTTTTATCATGGGACCAAAGCGGATTTAAAGATCGGGGATGTCCTGACTGCAGGAGGAAACTCCAATTATAAAAGTGAACTCAGGATGAATCATATTTATTTTACAGCTATAGCCAATGGGGCAGGACTGGCAGCTGCACTGGCTAAAGGTGACGGAACGGAAAGAGTCTATATCGTTGAGCCGACGGGAAGCTATGAAAATGATCCGAATTTAACAGATAAAAAATTTCCGGGCAATCCGACACGGTCTTATCGCTCCGAGCTGCCATTGCAAATCGTAGGAGAAATCACAGATTGGGTAAGACCAAATCCGGATGACCTTCAAAAATTCCGTGATAAATTAGAAGATAATAAAGGTGAAATAATTAATTAG